One window of the Hyperolius riggenbachi isolate aHypRig1 chromosome 5, aHypRig1.pri, whole genome shotgun sequence genome contains the following:
- the LOC137519351 gene encoding paraneoplastic antigen Ma1 homolog, translating to MVTTSELVQALTKVLSKCETLGQESLASEYRKLKFFSGTQPTPNGEEEFKPWLDQVLQVIEEWSVSEAVKKQRVAESLKGAAAEVIRNLRLSKRDCSARDYLNALQDVFGRTETVEELQYKFTHTYQMDGEKLSQYIRRLDRILHQLMLKKGIDSDQVDQKRVQQIFQSALPLDPIMIKMRAQTRQTTLMYQLVKAVREQEAVLEERSTAQVQTGAIVHSAFSFEASQIQSQVATLADSITQIVKTVEGLQKTVKTLAKEKQTDVASAGMAVRKELNGVRSRPFIGFCYRCGETGHMRWRCPNPENLRRVNEMFLVNSMQGNFRGPQ from the coding sequence ATGGTCACCACCTCTGAGTTAGTACAAGCTTTGACCAAAGTATTGAGTAAATGTGAGACTCTGGGCCAGGAATCTTTAGCATCTGAATACCGAAAATTAAAGTTCTTTTCAGGGACTCAGCCCACACCAAATGGGGAGGAGGAGTTTAAACCCTGGCTGGATCAAGTACTTCAAGTAATAGAAGAATGGAGTGTTTCGGAAGCTGTTAAGAAACAGCGAGTGGCTGAAAGTCTCAAAGGGGCGGCcgcagaagtgatcagaaatctaagattgagcaaaagggactgCTCAGCTAGAGACTACCTGAACGCTTTACAAGACGTTTTTGGCCGAACTGAGACAGTGGAAGAGCTTCAATATAAGTTCACTCATACCTATCAGATGGATGGGGAGAAATTGTCCCAGTATATTAGGCGGTTGGATCGAATACTTCATCAACTAATGCTCAAGAAGGGGATAGACTCAGACCAAGTAGATCAGAAAAGAGTTCAGCAGATATTTCAGAGTGCATTACCCCTAGATCCCATCATGATAAAGATGCGggcacaaacaagacagacaacttTAATGTATCAGTTGGTGAAAGCTGTCAGAGAGCAAGAAGCAGTGTTGGAAGAAAGGAGCACTGCTCAGGTACAAACAGGAGCAATAGTTCACAGTGCCTTTAGTTTCGAAGCATCACAGATACAGTCACAAGTAGCTACACTAGCAGATTCAATAACACAGATTGTCAAGACAGTAGAGGGGCTGCAGAAGACAGTTAAGACACTAGCAAAAGAGAAGCAAACAGATGTAGCATCTGCAGGTATGGCAGTCAGAAAAGAATTAAATGGAGTCAGATCAAGACCATTCATTGGATTCTGTTACCGATGtggagagacaggacacatgagATGGAGATGTCCAAATCCTGAGAATCTGAGGAGAGTAAATGAAATGTTCTTGGTGAACTCAATGCAGGGAAACTTCAGAGGGCCTCAGTGA